A stretch of the Triticum urartu chloroplast, complete genome genome encodes the following:
- the rpoC1 gene encoding RNA polymerase beta, whose protein sequence is MIDQYKHQQLQIGLVSPQQIKAWANKNLPNGEVVGEVTRPSTFHYKTDKPEKDGLFCERIFGPIKSGICACGNSRASGAENEDERFCQKCGVEFVDSRIRRYQMGYIKLACPVTHVWYLKGLPSYIANLLDKPLKKLEGLVYGDFSFARPSTKKPTFLRLRGLFEEEIASCNHSISPFFSTPGFATFRNREIATGAGAIREQLADLDLRIIIENSLVEWKELEDEGYSGDEWEDRKRRIRKVFLIRRMQLAKHFIQTNVEPEWMVLCLLPVLPPELRPIVYRSGDKVVTSDINELYKRVIRRNNNLAYLLKRSELAPADLVMCQEKLVQEAVDTLLDSGSRGQPTRDGHNKVYKSLSDVIEGKEGRFRETLLGKRVDYSGRSVIVVGPSLSLHQCGLPLEIAIKLFQLFVIRDLITKRATSNVRIAKRKIWEKEPIVWEILQEVMRGHPVLLNRAPTLHRLGIQAFQPTLVEGRTISLHPLVCKGFNADFDGDQMAVHLPLSLEAQAEARLLMFSHMNLLSPAIGDPICVPTQDMLIGLYVLTIGKRRGICANRYNSCRNYPNLKVNYNNNNNFKYRKDKEPHFSSSYDALGAYRQKLISLDSPLWLRWNLDQRVIGSREVPIEVQYESLGTYHEIYAHYLIMGNRKKEIRSIYIRTTLGHISFYREIEEAIQGFSQAYSYTT, encoded by the coding sequence ATGATTGACCAATATAAACATCAACAACTTCAAATTGGACTCGTTTCCCCTCAACAAATAAAGGCTTGGGCTAACAAAAACCTACCTAATGGAGAAGTCGTTGGCGAAGTCACAAGGCCCTCTACTTTTCATTATAAAACCGATAAACCAGAAAAAGATGGATTGTTTTGCGAAAGAATCTTTGGACCCATAAAAAGCGGGATTTGCGCTTGTGGCAATTCTCGAGCGAGCGGAGCTGAAAACGAAGACGAAAGATTTTGCCAAAAATGCGGGGTCGAATTTGTGGATTCTCGGATACGAAGATATCAAATGGGATACATCAAACTCGCATGTCCCGTGACTCATGTGTGGTATTTGAAAGGTCTTCCTAGTTATATCGCGAATCTTTTAGATAAACCTCTTAAGAAGTTGGAGGGCCTAGTATACGGCGATTTCTCTTTTGCTAGGCCCAGCACTAAAAAACCCACTTTTTTACGATTACGAGGTTTATTCGAAGAGGAAATTGCATCCTGTAACCACAGCATTTCTCCCTTTTTTTCTACCCCAGGCTTTGCAACATTTCGAAATCGGGAAATTGCGACAGGAGCAGGTGCTATTAGAGAACAATTAGCAGATTTGGATTTGCGAATTATTATAGAGAATTCTTTGGTCGAATGGAAGGAATTAGAAGACGAGGGGTATAGTGGAGATGAGTGGGAAGATAGAAAAAGACGAATAAGAAAAGTTTTTTTGATTAGACGCATGCAATTGGCGAAACATTTTATTCAAACAAATGTAGAACCAGAATGGATGGTTTTGTGCTTATTACCGGTTCTTCCTCCCGAATTGAGACCTATTGTTTATAGGTCTGGAGATAAAGTAGTGACTTCAGACATTAATGAACTTTATAAGAGAGTTATCCGTCGGAACAACAATCTTGCCTATCTATTAAAAAGAAGTGAATTAGCGCCAGCAGATTTAGTAATGTGCCAGGAAAAATTGGTACAAGAAGCCGTGGATACACTTCTTGATAGTGGGTCCCGCGGGCAACCGACGAGGGATGGTCACAATAAAGTATACAAATCACTTTCAGATGTAATTGAAGGTAAAGAGGGAAGGTTTCGCGAGACTCTGCTTGGGAAACGGGTCGATTACTCGGGGCGTTCTGTCATTGTTGTGGGTCCTTCGCTTTCATTACATCAATGTGGATTACCTCTAGAGATAGCAATAAAGCTTTTTCAGCTATTTGTAATTCGCGATTTAATCACGAAACGCGCCACTTCTAATGTAAGGATTGCTAAAAGGAAAATTTGGGAAAAAGAACCCATTGTATGGGAAATACTTCAAGAAGTTATGCGGGGACATCCTGTACTGTTAAATAGAGCACCTACCCTGCATAGATTAGGCATACAGGCCTTTCAACCCACTTTAGTAGAGGGGCGTACTATTTCTTTACACCCATTAGTGTGTAAGGGTTTCAATGCGGACTTTGATGGAGATCAAATGGCTGTTCATCTACCTTTATCCTTGGAAGCTCAGGCAGAAGCCCGTTTACTTATGTTTTCTCATATGAATCTCTTATCTCCCGCTATTGGGGATCCTATTTGCGTACCAACCCAAGACATGCTTATCGGGCTTTATGTATTAACGATTGGAAAGCGTCGAGGTATTTGTGCAAATAGATATAATAGTTGCAGAAACTACCCAAATCTAAAAGTAAATTACAATAATAATAATAATTTTAAATATAGGAAAGATAAAGAACCCCATTTTTCTAGTTCTTATGATGCACTGGGAGCTTATAGACAAAAACTAATCAGTTTAGATAGTCCCTTGTGGCTACGATGGAACCTGGATCAACGCGTCATTGGGTCAAGAGAAGTTCCGATTGAAGTTCAATATGAATCTTTGGGGACTTATCATGAGATTTATGCCCACTATCTAATAATGGGAAATAGAAAAAAAGAAATTCGTTCGATATACATTCGAACCACTCTTGGTCATATTTCTTTTTATAGAGAAATAGAGGAAGCCATACAAGGATTTAGTCAGGCCTATTCATACACTACCTAA
- the atpH gene encoding ATP synthase CF0 subunit III encodes MNPLIAAASVIAAGLAVGLASIGPGVGQGTAAGQAVEGIARQPEAEGKIRGTLLLSLAFMEALTIYGLVVALALLFANPFV; translated from the coding sequence ATGAATCCACTAATTGCTGCTGCTTCTGTTATTGCTGCTGGATTGGCCGTAGGGCTTGCTTCTATTGGACCTGGAGTTGGTCAAGGTACTGCTGCAGGACAAGCTGTAGAAGGTATTGCGAGACAGCCAGAAGCAGAAGGTAAAATACGAGGTACTTTATTGCTTAGTCTAGCTTTTATGGAAGCTTTAACAATTTATGGACTAGTTGTGGCACTAGCGCTTTTATTTGCGAACCCTTTTGTTTAA
- the atpF gene encoding ATP synthase CF0 subunit I, protein MKNVTHSFVFLAHWPSAGSFGLNTDILATNLINLTVVVGVLIFFGKGVCASCLLKDLLDNRKQRILSTIRNSEELRRGTIEQLEKARIRLQKVELEADEYRMNGYSEIEREKANLINATSISLEQLEKSKNETLYFEKQRAMNQVRQRVFQQAVQGALGTLNSCLNTELHFRTIRANIGILGSLEWKK, encoded by the exons ATGAAAAATGTAACCCATTCTTTCGTTTTTTTAGCTCACTGGCCATCCGCTGGCAGTTTCGGGCTTAATACCGATATTTTAGCAACAAATCTAATAAATCTAACTGTAGTGGTTGGTGTTTTGATTTTTTTTGGAAAGGGAGTGTGTGCGAGTTGTCTA TTAAAAGATTTATTAGATAATCGAAAACAGAGGATCTTGAGTACTATTCGAAATTCAGAAGAATTGCGTAGAGGGACCATTGAGCAACTCGAAAAAGCTCGGATTCGATTACAGAAAGTCGAACTAGAAGCGGATGAGTATCGAATGAATGGATACTCTGAGATAGAACGAGAAAAAGCAAATTTGATTAATGCTACTTCTATTAGTTTGGAACAATTGGAAAAGTCTAAAAACGAAACCCTTTATTTTGAAAAACAAAGGGCAATGAATCAGGTCCGACAGCGGGTTTTCCAACAGGCCGTACAAGGAGCTCTAGGAACTCTGAATAGTTGTTTGAATACCGAGTTACATTTCCGTACGATTCGTGCTAATATTGGCATTCTCGGGTCCCTGGAATGGAAGAAATAA
- the rps2 gene encoding ribosomal protein S2: protein MTRRYWNINLKEMIEAGVHFGHGIKKWNPKMAPYISAKRKGTHIINLARTARFLSEACDLVFDAASQGKSFLIVGTKKRATDLVASAAIRARCHYVNKKWFSGMLTNWSITKTRLSQFRDLRAEEKMGKFHHLPKRDVAILKRKLSTLQRYLGGIKYMTRLPDIVIVLDQQKEYIALRECAILGIPTISLVDTNCDPDLANISIPANDDTMTSIRLILNKLVFSICEGRSLYIRNR from the coding sequence ATGACAAGAAGATATTGGAACATTAATTTGAAAGAGATGATAGAAGCAGGAGTTCATTTTGGTCATGGTATTAAGAAATGGAATCCTAAAATGGCCCCTTACATTTCGGCAAAGCGTAAAGGTACTCATATTATAAATCTCGCTAGAACGGCTCGTTTTTTATCAGAAGCTTGTGATTTAGTTTTTGATGCAGCAAGTCAGGGAAAAAGTTTCTTAATTGTTGGTACCAAAAAAAGAGCAACAGATTTAGTAGCATCAGCTGCAATAAGGGCTCGTTGTCATTATGTTAATAAAAAGTGGTTCAGTGGTATGTTAACGAATTGGTCGATTACGAAAACTAGACTTTCTCAATTTAGAGACTTAAGAGCAGAAGAAAAAATGGGAAAATTCCACCATCTCCCAAAAAGAGATGTGGCAATCTTGAAGAGAAAATTATCTACTTTGCAAAGGTATCTCGGCGGGATCAAATATATGACGAGATTGCCAGACATTGTGATCGTCCTTGATCAGCAAAAAGAGTATATAGCTCTTCGGGAATGTGCCATTTTGGGGATTCCTACTATTTCTTTAGTCGATACAAATTGTGACCCGGATCTCGCGAATATATCGATTCCAGCCAACGATGACACTATGACTTCAATTCGATTGATTCTTAACAAATTAGTATTTTCAATTTGTGAGGGCCGTTCTCTCTATATAAGAAATCGTTGA
- the atpI gene encoding ATP synthase CF0 subunit IV translates to MNIIPCSIKTLKGLYDISGVEVGQHFYWQIGGFQIHAQVLITSWVVITILLGSVVIAVRNPQTIPTDGQNFFEYVLEFIRDLSKTQIGEEYGPWVPFIGTMFLFIFVSNWSGALLPWKIIELPHGELAAPTNDINTTVALALLTSAAYFYAGLSKKGLSYFEKYIKPTPILLPINILEDFTKPLSLSFRLFGNILADELVVVVLVSLVPLVIPIPVMFLGLFTSGIQALIFATLAAAYIGESMEGHH, encoded by the coding sequence ATGAATATTATACCTTGTTCCATTAAAACACTCAAGGGGTTATACGATATATCGGGTGTAGAAGTAGGCCAACACTTCTATTGGCAAATAGGAGGTTTCCAAATTCATGCCCAAGTACTCATCACTTCTTGGGTCGTAATTACTATCTTGCTAGGTTCAGTTGTCATAGCTGTTCGGAATCCACAAACCATCCCGACCGACGGTCAGAATTTTTTTGAATATGTCCTTGAGTTTATTCGAGACTTGAGCAAAACTCAGATTGGAGAAGAATATGGTCCCTGGGTTCCCTTTATTGGAACTATGTTCCTTTTTATTTTTGTTTCGAATTGGTCGGGTGCTCTTTTACCTTGGAAAATTATAGAGTTACCCCATGGGGAATTAGCAGCGCCCACGAATGATATAAATACTACTGTTGCTTTAGCTTTACTCACGTCAGCGGCATATTTTTATGCTGGTCTTAGCAAAAAAGGATTGAGCTATTTCGAGAAATATATTAAACCAACTCCAATCCTTTTACCAATTAACATCCTAGAAGATTTCACAAAACCATTATCGCTTAGCTTTCGACTTTTCGGGAATATATTGGCGGATGAATTAGTCGTTGTTGTTCTTGTTTCTTTAGTCCCCTTAGTAATCCCTATACCGGTCATGTTTCTTGGATTATTTACAAGCGGTATTCAAGCTCTTATTTTTGCAACATTAGCCGCAGCCTATATAGGTGAATCCATGGAGGGTCATCATTGA
- the rpoC2 gene encoding RNA polymerase beta' subunit → MAERANLVFHNKEIDGTGMKRLISRLIDHFGMGYTSHILDQLKTLGFHQATTTSISLGIEDLLTIPSKGWLVQDAEQQSFLLEKHYYYGAVHAVEKLRQSVEIWYATSEYLKQEMNSNFRITDPSNPVYLMSFSGARGNASQVHQLVGMRGLMSDPQGQMIDLPIQSNLREGLSLTEYIISCYGARKGVVDTAVRTADAGYLTRRLVEVVQHIIVRRRDCGTIRGISVSPQNGMTEKLFVQTLIGRVLADDIYIGSRCIAARNQDIGIGLVNRFITAFRAQPFRAQPIYIRTPFTCRSTSWICQLCYGRSPTHSDLVELGEAVGIIAGQSIGEPGTQLTLRTFHTGGVFTGGTADLVRSPSNGKIKFNENLVHPTRTRHGQPAFLCYIDLHVTIQSQDILYSVNIPSKSLILVQNDQYVKSEQVIAEIRAGTSTLHFKERVQKHIYSESDGEMHWSTDVYHAPEYQYGNLRRLPKTSHLWILSVSMCRSSIASFSLHKDQDQMNTYGKKDREILDYSTSDRIMSNGHWNFIYPSIFQDNSDLLAKKRRNRFVIPLQYHQEQEKELISCFGISIEIPLMGVLRRNTIFAYFDDPRYRKDKKGSGIVKFRYRTLEEEYRTRAEDSEEEYETLEDEYRTREDEYEYETLEESKYGILEDEYEYETLEDEYGSPENEYGNPENEYRTLEKDSEEEYGSPESKYRTQEDEYGTLEEDSEDEYGSPGESAEEKYGTLEEDSEEDSEDEYESPEEDSILKKEGLIEHRGTKEFSLKYQKEVDRFFFILQELHILPRSSSLKILDNSIIGVNTQLTKNTRSRLGGLVRVKRKKSHTELKIFSGDIHFPEEADKILGGCLIPPERQKKDSKESKKRKNWVYVQRKKILKSKEKYFVSVRPTVAYEMDEGRNLATLFPQDLLQEENNLQIRLVNFISHENSKLTQRIYHTNSQFVRTCLVVNWEQEEKEKAGASLVEVRANDLIRDFLRIELVKSTISYTRKRYGRTSAGPIPHNRLDRANINSFYSKAKIESLSQHPEAIGTLLNRNKEYHSLMILSASNCSRIGLFKNSKHPNAIKEWNPRIPIREIFGPLGAIVASISHFSSSYYLLTHNKILLKKYLFVDNLKQTFQVLQELKYSLIDENKRISNFDSNIMLDPFLLNCHFVHHDSWEETLAIIHLGQFICENVCLFKSHIKKSGQIFIVNMNSFVIRAAKPYLATTGATVNGHYGEILYKGDRLVTFIYEKSRSSDITQGLPKVEQIFEARSIDSLSPNLERRIEDWNERIPRILGVPWGFLIGAELTIAQSRISLVNKIQKVYRSQGVQIHNRHIEIIIRQVTSKVRVSEDGMSNVFSPGELIGLLRAERAGRALDESIYYRAILLGITRASLNTQSFISEASFQETARVLAKAALRGRIDWLKGLKENVVLGGIIPVGTGFQKFVHRSPQDKNLYFEIKKKNLFASEMRDFLFLHTELVSSDSDVTNNFYET, encoded by the coding sequence ATGGCGGAACGGGCCAATCTGGTCTTTCATAATAAAGAGATAGACGGAACTGGTATGAAACGACTTATTAGCAGATTAATAGATCATTTTGGAATGGGATATACATCCCATATACTGGATCAACTAAAGACTCTGGGCTTCCATCAAGCCACTACTACATCGATTTCGTTAGGAATCGAGGATCTTTTAACAATACCCTCTAAGGGATGGTTAGTCCAAGACGCGGAACAACAGAGTTTTCTTTTGGAGAAACACTATTATTATGGGGCTGTACACGCGGTAGAAAAATTACGCCAATCTGTTGAGATATGGTATGCGACAAGTGAATATTTGAAACAAGAAATGAATTCAAATTTTCGGATAACGGATCCTTCTAATCCAGTCTATCTAATGTCTTTTTCAGGAGCCAGAGGAAATGCATCTCAAGTACACCAATTAGTAGGTATGAGAGGATTAATGTCGGACCCTCAAGGACAAATGATTGATTTACCTATTCAAAGCAATTTACGCGAGGGACTTTCTTTGACAGAATATATAATTTCCTGCTATGGAGCCCGCAAAGGGGTTGTAGATACTGCTGTGCGAACAGCAGATGCTGGATATCTTACACGTAGACTTGTTGAAGTAGTTCAACATATTATTGTGCGTAGAAGAGATTGTGGTACTATCCGAGGTATTTCTGTAAGTCCTCAAAATGGGATGACGGAAAAACTTTTTGTCCAAACACTAATTGGTCGTGTATTAGCAGACGATATATATATCGGTTCACGATGCATTGCCGCGCGAAATCAAGATATTGGAATTGGATTAGTCAATCGATTCATAACTGCCTTTCGAGCACAACCATTTCGAGCACAACCAATATATATTAGAACCCCCTTTACTTGCCGAAGCACTTCTTGGATCTGTCAATTATGCTATGGCCGGAGTCCTACTCATAGTGATCTGGTCGAATTGGGAGAAGCCGTAGGTATTATTGCAGGTCAATCAATTGGGGAGCCAGGGACTCAACTAACATTAAGAACTTTTCATACTGGCGGAGTATTCACAGGGGGTACTGCCGACCTTGTACGATCCCCTTCGAATGGAAAAATAAAATTCAATGAGAATTTGGTTCACCCCACACGTACCCGTCATGGGCAGCCTGCTTTTCTATGTTATATAGACTTGCATGTAACTATTCAGAGTCAAGATATTCTATATAGTGTGAATATTCCCTCAAAAAGCTTGATTCTAGTGCAAAATGATCAATATGTAAAATCCGAACAAGTAATTGCGGAGATTCGTGCCGGAACGTCCACTTTACATTTTAAAGAAAGGGTACAAAAGCATATTTATTCTGAATCAGACGGCGAAATGCACTGGAGTACTGATGTTTACCATGCGCCCGAATATCAATATGGTAATCTTCGCCGATTACCAAAAACAAGCCATTTATGGATATTGTCAGTAAGTATGTGCAGATCCAGTATAGCGTCTTTTTCACTCCACAAGGATCAAGATCAAATGAATACTTATGGTAAAAAAGATAGGGAAATTCTTGATTATTCAACGTCGGATCGAATCATGTCCAATGGCCATTGGAATTTTATCTATCCTTCTATTTTTCAAGATAATTCAGATTTGTTGGCGAAAAAGCGAAGAAATAGGTTCGTCATTCCATTACAATATCATCAAGAACAAGAGAAAGAACTAATATCCTGTTTTGGGATTTCGATTGAAATCCCCCTTATGGGTGTTTTACGTAGAAATACTATTTTTGCTTATTTTGACGATCCCCGATACAGAAAAGATAAAAAGGGTTCAGGAATTGTTAAATTTAGATATAGGACCCTAGAAGAAGAATATAGGACTCGAGCGGAAGACTCAGAAGAGGAATATGAGACCCTAGAAGACGAATACAGGACCCGAGAGGACGAATATGAATATGAAACCCTAGAAGAATCTAAATATGGAATCCTAGAAGACGAATACGAATATGAAACCCTAGAAGACGAATATGGGAGCCCAGAAAACGAATATGGGAACCCAGAGAACGAATATAGGACTTTAGAGAAAGACTCAGAAGAGGAATATGGGAGCCCAGAGAGCAAATATAGGACCCAAGAGGACGAATATGGAACTCTAGAGGAAGACTCAGAAGACGAATATGGCAGCCCCGGGGAAAGCGCAGAGGAAAAATATGGTACTTTAGAGGAAGACTCAGAAGAAGATTCAGAGGACGAATACGAGAGCCCAGAGGAAGATTCCATCTTAAAAAAAGAGGGTTTGATTGAGCATCGAGGAACAAAAGAATTTAGTCTAAAATACCAAAAAGAAGTAGATCGGTTTTTTTTCATTCTTCAAGAACTTCATATCTTGCCGAGATCTTCATCCCTAAAGATACTTGACAATAGTATTATTGGAGTGAATACACAACTCACAAAAAATACAAGAAGTCGACTAGGCGGACTGGTCCGAGTGAAGAGAAAAAAAAGCCATACGGAACTCAAAATATTTTCCGGAGATATTCATTTTCCTGAAGAGGCGGATAAGATATTAGGTGGCTGTTTGATACCGCCAGAAAGACAAAAAAAAGATTCTAAGGAATCAAAAAAAAGGAAAAATTGGGTCTATGTTCAACGGAAAAAAATTCTCAAGAGCAAGGAAAAGTATTTTGTTTCCGTTCGCCCTACAGTGGCATATGAAATGGACGAAGGAAGAAATTTAGCAACACTTTTCCCGCAGGATCTCTTGCAAGAAGAAAATAATCTCCAAATTCGACTTGTCAATTTTATTTCTCATGAAAATAGCAAGTTAACTCAAAGAATTTATCACACAAATAGTCAATTTGTTAGAACTTGCTTAGTAGTGAATTGGGAACAAGAAGAAAAAGAAAAGGCTGGTGCTTCCCTTGTTGAGGTAAGAGCAAATGATCTTATTCGCGATTTCCTAAGAATTGAGTTAGTCAAGTCCACTATTTCGTATACACGAAAAAGGTATGGTAGGACAAGTGCAGGACCGATTCCCCATAATAGGTTAGATCGCGCCAATATCAATTCTTTTTATTCCAAGGCGAAGATTGAATCACTTAGCCAACATCCAGAAGCTATTGGCACTTTGTTGAATCGAAATAAAGAATACCACTCTTTGATGATTTTGTCGGCATCCAACTGTTCTCGAATTGGTTTATTCAAGAATTCAAAACATCCCAATGCGATAAAAGAATGGAATCCTAGAATTCCTATTCGAGAAATTTTTGGGCCCTTAGGCGCTATTGTAGCTAGTATATCGCATTTTTCTTCATCTTACTATTTACTAACGCATAATAAAATCCTGTTAAAAAAATATTTGTTCGTTGACAATTTAAAACAAACCTTCCAAGTACTTCAAGAACTTAAATACTCTTTAATAGATGAAAATAAAAGGATTTCTAATTTCGATAGTAACATAATGTTGGATCCATTCCTTTTGAATTGTCACTTTGTCCATCATGATTCTTGGGAAGAGACATTGGCAATAATTCACCTTGGACAATTTATTTGTGAAAATGTATGTCTATTTAAATCGCACATAAAAAAATCCGGTCAAATTTTCATTGTAAATATGAATTCCTTTGTTATAAGAGCAGCTAAACCTTATTTGGCCACTACAGGAGCAACTGTTAATGGTCATTATGGAGAAATCCTTTACAAGGGAGATAGGTTAGTTACGTTTATATATGAAAAATCGAGATCTAGTGACATAACGCAAGGTCTTCCAAAAGTGGAACAAATCTTTGAAGCGCGTTCAATTGATTCATTATCCCCGAATCTCGAAAGGAGAATTGAGGATTGGAATGAGCGTATACCAAGAATTCTTGGGGTCCCTTGGGGATTCTTGATTGGAGCTGAGCTAACCATAGCCCAAAGTCGTATCTCTTTGGTTAATAAAATCCAAAAGGTTTATCGATCCCAAGGGGTACAGATCCATAATAGACATATAGAGATTATTATACGCCAAGTAACATCAAAAGTGCGGGTTTCCGAAGATGGAATGTCTAATGTTTTTTCGCCTGGGGAATTAATCGGACTATTGCGAGCGGAACGAGCAGGACGAGCTTTGGATGAATCGATCTATTATCGGGCAATCTTATTGGGAATAACAAGGGCTTCCCTGAATACCCAAAGTTTCATATCTGAAGCAAGTTTTCAAGAAACTGCTCGAGTTTTAGCAAAAGCTGCCCTACGAGGTCGCATTGATTGGTTGAAAGGCTTGAAAGAAAACGTAGTTCTGGGGGGGATTATACCTGTTGGTACCGGATTCCAAAAATTTGTGCATCGTTCCCCACAAGACAAGAACCTTTATTTCGAAATAAAAAAAAAAAATCTATTCGCGTCGGAAATGAGAGATTTTTTGTTTCTCCATACAGAATTAGTTTCTTCAGATTCTGACGTAACAAACAATTTTTATGAGACATAA